In Chitinophagaceae bacterium, the DNA window GCGAATGACTTTAATTCAATGTGCATATTATTTTGTTTAATCCGGGCAATTTTCTCCTGTTCCAGTTATGATACCAACCTCAGTACGAGGGTAAATTTTTAACCATCCACAGCATAAATCTGAATATTTAGAAGTTGCCCTCCTCGCTGTTTTTGGCTTCATTTTATTTAAAAAAACATTGGTTTAATATTCAAATTAATGCTGTCCAGCATTTGTCTGGCAGGTATTTTAGGAAGCATATGCAGGTTATCATACCGTTAAAAAATAATTTTCACCCGGCTAAATTCTTAAACAGGAATTATTTCACAACAAAAATTTCATTTGATACCAAAGTTTATGCAGTCTGGTATTTGTCTGGCAGGTTTATTAGGATTAAGGTGATGAGTGGACATACATTCAACAAATTTTTTTCACACCACTAAACCCTTACATCATGAAGCACATCACAACAAAAATTTCCGTTTGTATTTGCTGTCTGGTCCTATCTGCCAGTATTGCTTTCGCAGCCGATCCAACTACATCAGCACCCGCGCCAACTCAACAGGCAGCCGATGTCATTTCTCTTTTCAGCAATGCCTATTCTAACGTACCCATAGATACGTGGTCTGCAGTTTGGGATGCAGCAGACGTTAGTGATTATGTGATTGGAACAAGCGATTCAGTAAAAAAATACAGTAACCTCAGCTTTTGTGGTATTGAGTTTACCACCAATACCATTAATGCTAACAGCATGACGCGTTTTCATGTTAATATGTGGACGCCGGATGCAACCTTCTTTAAAATTAAGCTGGTTGATTTTGGTGCCGATGGATTATTTGGTGGCGGTGATGATTCAGAGCATGAACTGACCTACAATACCACCACTTCGCCTGCTGTAGTAGTAAATAGCTGGATAACTTTTGACATACCGCTTTCCAGTTTTACGGGCCTTACCTCCAAGCAGCACCTTGCACAACTGCTGTTTGTTTCGGCAGGGAATACTGCTTTTATTGACAATGTCTATCTCTATAATGGCGCAATTGCACCTACTTCACCTAGTGTATCTGCACCCACTCCTACGGAACTTCCTTCAAAAGTTGTTTCACTATTCAGCAATGCTTACAGTAATGTACCTGTTGATACCTGGTCTGCGGTTTGGGATCTGGCCAATCTAAGTAGCTATGTAATCGGCTCCAGTGATTCGATAAAAAAATACACCAATCTTGTTTTTAGCGGTACTGAATTCACTACTCAAACAGTTGATGCCAGCAATTTGACATATTTCCATCTTGACATTTGGACGCCGGATGCTTCGACCTTCAACATTAAACTCGTGGATTTTGGAGCAGATGGTTTATTCGGTGGCGGAGATGATTCCGAGCATGAGTTAGCATACAATGCAACAACTTCGCCTGCGGTGGTCACCAATGC includes these proteins:
- a CDS encoding T9SS type A sorting domain-containing protein, with protein sequence MKHITTKISVCICCLVLSASIAFAADPTTSAPAPTQQAADVISLFSNAYSNVPIDTWSAVWDAADVSDYVIGTSDSVKKYSNLSFCGIEFTTNTINANSMTRFHVNMWTPDATFFKIKLVDFGADGLFGGGDDSEHELTYNTTTSPAVVVNSWITFDIPLSSFTGLTSKQHLAQLLFVSAGNTAFIDNVYLYNGAIAPTSPSVSAPTPTELPSKVVSLFSNAYSNVPVDTWSAVWDLANLSSYVIGSSDSIKKYTNLVFSGTEFTTQTVDASNLTYFHLDIWTPDASTFNIKLVDFGADGLFGGGDDSEHELAYNATTSPAVVTNAWVSFDIPLANFTNLTSRGHLAQLLFVSGGNTVFVDNVYFFKGKPAGSTHEVSDYQIVPNPAIDWMNVHQLSGGGGLREMQQVTIYDLYGRLWYNAPVVSGNINVAALPHGIYRLGFNSENVKYDLPFIKQ